tagagctttctcatatttgattttccttttattttattattcacttatttaattgctttcagtagttgttaaattgaatcaatctcaaaacctcccCCCAGTTTACTTttagtttagttggtttcagatttatctcgtttcaatttattttgctttcagtttcgcTTTCAgtcaattctcttggtcttgttaagaaaaatagataaattttcaattctctgtggattcgatcctttaccactatctgcagtagtaatattgttgataaccgaaaatattatttttgaccggtgtCGATAACTGTGAGTCAGAACGgtttaaagaattttttatcATCATATTGTGTGGATATTGTTAGAGACCGAACACTTAAACGGTTTGTGATTTACAACAACTTAACCAATACGAATAGTCTCATGTCTTTAttgcaaaaaaaataaaaagtatttattttttcacttttttcaTTTGAACGTAAtttatattgataaaaaatttgatCATCCTGTTTGCTCCGCTGCACTCAATCAGAAAACTCAACATTCCTTATATAGAATTTaaggataattttattataaaagtaaattgaattaaatataaaatttattttaattcgatgTGAATCGATtggttaattattaaatttttgaacTATCTGAATTGAATAAGATTTTTCAAACCGATTCGATTacttttaatagaaaatatttgatAATGTTACCGACAAGGATCACCAATATCGTTTCCTATCAATTTAACCAGAAGGCTACGAAATTGGCTAATTTTTTTTCACATCTTTACAAATATGTATATGAAGTGACGacattgatataaataatttttaacaaaaaaaattttaaagtgcaATGTAGAAATTTAATagcatataataatttattttattaattaaaataagttattacatgttttttattttattatcttttataaAGTAAAAATACACAAGCTTTtagttataaaatttcaatatattattatttatttttatatatcattatgaaatttaaattttgcaagtattttttattatataaaattgaataCTATATTTTGGATAATTTGAACTTATTGTTATAATTGTAAACTGTCTTTAAGTTTTATtggtttatataaaattaaataataaattttatgactttttgtaattttataattttaaaattagtattaaataattttattataatgattTGTATTCctcataatataaaattatagatttccaaaaattttcatataatttgtATTATATAATTAGCTTCAACTGTAACTCGAATTTAagactttaaaattaaaattatgaaaatactgCCAATAtcaatgaattaaaatttattggtaaaatttaataaatttaaaaataaattatcatttataaaaaaagccattgttattataaattataactaGAGTTTAAATTCGAAACCTTTACGGTAGAAAGcccattaatattattataagttATAATACTATTACAAGAACACTGGAATTTCTAAAATGAAAAGTTTAGCCCAAAAACAAGAGAAAGAAAGATTTAATATATTACAGGTGTAACTTTAGGTACGAAAACAGGAAAATCATTAATTTCATCAATCCAAGGGTTCTTCTCATTGGCTGGATTGATAGACCTTATAGCATGCCACACAACGCTGTTGCACTTGAACCCTGCACCAAAACCTAATTGCAACACCTTATCACCCTTCTTGATCCTTCCCTTAGCCTCTGTGTAAGCCAATTCATACCACAATGAACTACTTGAAGTGTTTGCAAACCTAAAGAGAGTCATTCTTGAAGGCTCCATGTGCCATTCACTGAGACCAAGGCTTTTTTCTACCTCATCTAAAACAGCTCTTCCTCCAGGATGTATGCAGAAGTGTTCAATTGCCAACTTGAAATCTGGAATATATGATTTTATCTTCATTTTGAAAATCcttttcattattaaatttgcAAGAAATATCAGCTGCTCAGACAATGGAAGAACTAATGGTCCAAGTGCGGTGATGTTTGCCTTAAGGGTATCTCCAGCAACCCTTATGAGTTCTTTTGACAATGAGACTCCCAATATGTTGTTCTCATCTTCTTGTTGCATTATACTATTGTAGGACTTATCATCAGCACCGTTGTGAGTTCGTATACTATACATGAGCTGATATTTAGAATGTCGACGATCAGATGTTAGGTTGGATAGAAGAATTGCAGCTCCTCCAACGCGAAATAGGGAGTTTGTGACAAGCATTGAGCGTTCATTGCCGGCATACCAACTACTAGTGACATTTTCTGTGGTAACCACTAGGGCATAAGAGTCTCCATGGACCTACACAATGAATAATAGAGGTTATctattatttaaaaagtaaGATAGGATAATAAAATTTGAGTGTCTTAGACACTATCCTTAATGATTTATTTTGCAATCTCATATGATAAAACATGTtcttttagaattttaattttcaggatcaaaataacaagaatttatttttaatttttcgtcCAACATAAAGCatagaaaatgaaaagaataaagtagaaaataggtgtattttctctaaaaaaaaTACATGCTATTTATATAGTGAAAAAATTAGCTGTTATAAGCAGTTGTAAAAATCTGGAGATCGTCTAATTAAATCTATACAATATCATAAGAATGAGATATAATATTAGATTTTAATATCACACCTGCAATAGCAAAAGAAATctcacaaataaaaatattcaatgaCCTTAAAATCTTATaagatgagataataatatttgagatctaaaaatatttgaaaggtgaaaaataaatatttattggtaagtaaaaatttttaaaatgtaaactCATTTTTACAATAATGGCCTACATATTTCAAAAGGTTTTTCATTGCTTAATTTAAGATTTAATTGTATATGCTTCGAAACTGGTATTTTCTGGACTATAAATTAGACATAAACTAATAAGATTTAGCATATAGAGTAATTGGAGAAACTTTTACTTATATGAACCAAAAACTCCTTTTGGTAGGCTAATATGCCATTAATTTCTTAACACTTCACAGATCTCGTTGTCTACAATGTTTTGTGCTAATAGGTCATGTGCACGCTTATACGTGCTTTAGAGGTTATGTCACAATCTTATAAAAGCGGCCCCCACTCTATACTTATATAGGTGATATCATCAAGTGCATACTACAATTTATACACTACCTACAAgggatatgaatatcattaGGAGTTTTAAATTCATCCTCTTATTTAATGCAGTCTAACACTTCTCACACTATAAAAATGGACAATGATAAATAGTACTAGTAGATATATCAAGTGACTTATTATAGCTATATGAACCTTTGTCATGGGATCTCTAATCACAAAGAATGGATTCTTATCACTATTATTTTGGTCAAGTCTCATTCACTTtgatatttcatttattaactttttttttgaaTGTTTAGTAAGAAAATTAACTAAATTCACTTTGAACTTCACACAATTAATAGAAGTAATTTCATTTCTCAGCAGCTACTTAACCATATTATGTATGTATTAGACGAATATATCTATTtctattattgaaaattttatttgtttgcaATAGCTATTACTGTTTGAAAATCACAATACATAGACACATATTGTGTTGGTTTTTTTtccaatataatatttattaagaaatttCTCAGTTACTCAGCCTCATTGCTAGTTAATTCCATAGCAATAAACTCTAACTTCATAGTGATTTTGGCaatgataatttatttagttaattttcAAATAACTGCACCACCACTTTGAGTGAACATATCACCACTAGTggatttcaaattcaaattttatttcatttgaaTCCAAAATTCAATTATCATTACTGTATTCTTCTAATACAGTGGGAATTCTATTTATAGAATACTATGACTCTTGGTACCTCTCAAATAGTTCAAGTTTGACTAATACAGCCTCATGATTATGACTGAGATTATATATGCTCAATTTATCTAACATAAGGAAGCTATGTCAagcttagaaaaaaaaatcataaatgcaACGTGGTTCGAATAATATGTGTATATTCATATTGAGTAATAAGATTACCTAGCATCATAAGGGCTACACACGAATTTGATATTGAAATATTCAAACTTCTTTAAACGTTTCTCAACATAATACTTATGTGATATAATTACGCCATCATTCCTACTTATGATTTTAATATCTCAAATCACATTTGCTTCATTTACatattatatatgaaatttataaatagagAAACATTTTATTTCATATGCTACATTATAATTTGTGTTAAATATAAGTACATCATTcatatataaacaaataatcacACATTCATTATGTATAAACTTTATAAGCATATACACTAACCAAAGCTTAGTCAAATATCGCATGCCACTGTTTAGGTGATTATTTCAAACCATATCAAGATTCAAGAATTTtgtaaactttattttatttattagaaacAAGACAACCTTAGATTGtactatataaaatttttctttcaaatctccaaaAACTAAAAATCCATTTAGTGaataaacttttacataagaaaaataaaataattaaatttcaacCTTTTATTTTTTAGGATCAAAAAGCATACTTTTTGCAAAATACAGacatacttttaaatattttggatcaatcttataattttttttccataaTGCATAGGGGGtttatcaatttattattttgttttctcCTATTGTAGTATTCTAAATACTACTATGAGAAATTATGGGGATGGGATGgagctaaatttttatttttatttttgatttctcAGTTTGCAGTTGTGTTTGAACCTAATTTATCATAACATTTTTGCCACCTCTATTTTATTGCGTATTtgcagataaaaaaatttttaatttattttttcacagcTCAATGGGTTTATTGATTCCAGGACttacaaaaaaaaatgatattcaTGGTATTGTTAAATtgcctaaaaaataaatatataattttacttaATGCCCAAGGGTCATTCTGTTcttttgtaataaaatttaataaattatttattccattaattaattcaaattcatccaaacatcaaataacaattacaaatactaaaaataaaaaggctGTCATAATTTAAAAGCAAAAAAACATGTTCAAACATGTGAGCAAAGCTTAAAAAACTAGGATAAGGTTGAATCAAGCATATTTAAAAACTAGGATGAGGTTGAATCAAgcaaattttttcattaattatttttactcTCTAATTCTTATCAAGTAAAAGAAAAACTGTTATTAtggttataatatttaattttttaaacacacaacacatatatttcttaaattttcaaattaattctattgatttaatatttgattaataCCTATCATCTCTGGTTGActaaaaggaaaaacaaaataGCATTTAAAGAAAAACAATAGTAATAAAAAACTCACCTTGATAAATTCATTGTCCAAACATCAGTTTTTTATAACAACAAATTTCTAATAATCTAGATCTTTTACTTGAGGGTAGgcctttaattatttttcaaagagTTTTGGCATCACTTTTATTTCTTTTGCctcaatttttctatttttagctaTTGTGCTTCTCTCTCACCAttgaaagataaaataaatCCTTAAAATTGTTGAAAAAGTATGATAGAATGATAAAATCTTAGTCACGTTAGACACGATctttaaggatttattttgcaATTTCTTAGAATAAAACATATTTTTCTAGATTAAAACATGTTTCTCTGGAATCTTAATttctaaaatcaaaataataagaatttatttttaattttttacctaGTAGAGAGTatcgaaaaagaaaagaataaagtaaaaaaaatatgtattttctttaaaaagtgCATGTTATTTATAAtggataaaataattattataagctGGTGTAAAAATTTAGacaaaatctaattaaatctatacaatatcaaaataattaattataatattatattttaatatcaaaccgacaaaaaaaaaaaactcacaaaTAAAGAtttttaacagttaaaatatcttataaaatgagataattatatttaaaatttaaaaatatttaaaaaataaaaatttattaataaagcaaaatattttaaaatataaactcatttttacaataccaacactatttaacatattaattagtattataattaatttatccgTCAAGTTTTACTTTTGTAATTTATGAGATCAGGAGTTcggttatatgtatatataataaaagaGATCAAGCTCAAGAGTCCAATCCTCCATAAATAGTAAATTAAGCAGTTGTACATTTTTCTAAAGGTAAAAGATAACTTTTAgaacttgattttttttttctttataggTCGAGAAAgggaacaaaataaataaatataactttCAGATTCTAAAGAATTCAAGCACATAAAATAAGCTAATTTGTAATTTCACCATAAATGTTTTACACAAAATCAGTTGTATCATTGATATTTTCAAATCCTTACCGGCACCCTAATATTTTTGGAGAATCTATAGCcggataattaaaaaatagagttttattttgcaaagtaataaaaaaaagctATTGAATGGCCGATACAAAAGGAATTAAAGTGCAAATTATTGAGCATCTTGAcggaaaaaatataattatttcactcttaaattttataaaatataactatttaattcttgaaaatttagaCTGTACTTAAATTATTTCTGcactaaaatataactataTATCTACACATAGCTAGGAGtttaatggttttttttttttataaatttcaagTGTTAactagttatatatatatatatatatatatatatttttttttttttgaaataggaatTGGAAGAGTAGAATCTTAGACCTCTCAAGTCTATTAGGATGCACTTTTCACTAGGTTAAACCTCGGAGTGCaactagttatatttttataaagattaCAGGTTAAAAATTAACAATGAAAAGAATTGTTAAttggaaaattaattaatcGGCAAAGctagaatttgaatttaaatagacGTGCAATtagtaaatataattttttattatttaaaaaataataaacctgTAAAAGATCTTTGGCGAGCTGTATAGAAATAAGTCCAGCACTGCATCCCATACCAGCAAGATTAAAGCTCAAAATATTCGCTCTTAACTTGTAGCGATTGATAATCATGGCCGAGAGAGACGGCTGAGGATTGAACAGACTGCAATTCACTACGAGTATTCCTATATCTACAAGCTTCACCCCAGTTTTAGCCAGCAGCTCATCAATTGCTCCAAAAATCACCATTTCTGACTCCCTTCTTGCCTCGGCCATGGAAAAGTCTTGAGGGTTTTGCAATATTCCATTAGATCCGTATGCGTCTTGACCAATCCCAGATCTCTCTAGAATTTTCTTTGCAAACTCTAAACTTTCCTTTGTGAACACTCTCATACTTTCAGCTATCTTCAGGCAATGCTCTTTGGAGCACTTGTAAGATGGCTCTGGCTTGTAACAAGCAAAATCAACTAAGTAGACTTTTCTTGGCTTTCTCATAAAATATAGAATGATTATAGTCAGTAAAAAAGTTGAGCATATAACTAATGTTTCAGAATTGAGTTTGGGTTGGTTCCATAGATTACTGAGATTTTGAAGGGTGAGCATTGAACAATGAACCAAAGTCATGCCAAGAAATGGTGTGAGAAAGAGGAACATGGGATTGGAGAGCAAGCAGTTTTAGCTATGATAATTTATCAGATGATGtgccttatatatatatattggtggcaaatatctttttctttctctttttaactttttttttttatatatatccagttaatacatttaattaatagaaaattaatatccataatttaataaaatctattataattttaaatataatagacTATACTAGAAAAGTGAGGTTCTCTTTTCCTTTAATCATAGAACTCGAATTATGAATACTGGTACagattatttttaattcttaaaagaaAACGTTTTGtcctttaattattaattagaaataaaaatataaaatttaaattattattactaatatatattcataataaatattataaaattatcattacaaatataaatttagaaatttaaataaatttcagaataaaatttaaataaaaaaattaatatatatatatatattatgccaCATTTTTTCTTAGACCAACCATgcagtaatttaattttagtgcCTCATCTATGTCATGAAGTTATAATTCTCTTTCAGCAAATTCAAATATTGCAACATAAAGGTTTTTCCCCTTTtatattaattacttaattgatcgacaaaacatattttaaatagtaaaagtaaccttaataaaatgtaatttatgttTACTTTAAATAATGTTAATGAAAAGATCATAACATTTTTCACGTAATGGGCAAAAATATTACACGTGATTTTGACTTAAAAggagaaaaattgaaaaaagaaaataaaaagcttTATTCTATcattgtttaaaaaatatataaaaataatgaaaaaaaatcctATCATCACTAGATTCTTTTATGTATTTGTTATTTATAAAgctagttttttattttattaaatcatgttagtcatttttcaattttgatgaaattgaaattgtgttgtATCCGAAAAAAAGAAAGTGAAGTGACTGACATCTATAACAGTCACTctaacgctcaagtcagtatattAAAGAAAAAGGGTAAATGTAGTGAGATATTTTAAATCCAAGAATAATTATGTAAGAATGTGTATCTTGATATCTGTATTAATcagtttttatactataaaaagttGTAGTTGATTACTAAATTTTCTAGAAATTCCACTAACATCAAACTTGTAAATAAGAAATCTCGCAATTATAAATACATTGAGAATATATTATATTGTATTTTCTAACggtaattttttatgaaacgTTGTCCAACTAAAAAGAGGGCGAGTTTCAGTAAGGACGAAAGACGAAGGATTACAATATTCGGATATTTCTTTCAATGAGTAGAACCGTATATCATCCTATTAGAGTTTTTAtcacatgattttattttataatgataACTCATGATTTATTTTAAGTGATTATTGTattatatcatttttttaatataaacatttttttatataatatataaatttattttatataatataattaatttttaataatcacTTGACTAAAAGAATAAAGCAAAACCTTAACTATCTAAACTATAAAActaaaaaacaaaatatatttttaaagtatttattaaatatttattttttgtattagtACATGTTATATAAagttattgtatttttattttaattgtactaaaaaaattttattatgctAAAATTGTAAATGAtagatttataaattaaatattataaatttgtagataaattatatgttatattttagagcaattgaaaaagaaatttcaaaaaatttataataatttaatataaatgctttaaattttggataataaatttaaatcttttcGATTGTTTAAATCAATTGTAGCCAAgcgaattaaattaaacttatatAACTTAATGATAAGTTACAatataatctctaaaatttcatttaaataataaaataatctttaaaTACATAGTTTTATTatatcaatattattttttattaatattattattcactCCTTATTTTCactatgaaaatattaataaaaacttcaaatatgaaaaaaaaaataaaacttcacagtttataatatataatatttcattttatttaaaatattactaatgaaaagtaaagttttttaaagataaaaaatattgaatataaacATTGAgcgaaatattttaatatatattatcaatatgagatgttttatagaataaaaatttatttaatataatatatttaatattgtataaaatacatatgaaatatattaattttaatataaaatttaaattaaaaattatatattttattaataatataaaatttaaattaaaaattatatattttattaataatataaaattttaagaactatattataatttatcattaatttatataaattcaatttaattttcttaactaTAATTGTGCCAAAATTGAAAAGATTTATTTTtagcattcaaaatttaaaatattgaatataaatgtGAATTACGTTTTTTTAGTAgtctgatattttaattttattttaaatatgacaTACTatgatgtaaaaaattaaatataaatttaaaattttattattgttaatttataatcaatatttatccaaataaatttaaaagaaaaaaactattttttt
This is a stretch of genomic DNA from Manihot esculenta cultivar AM560-2 chromosome 2, M.esculenta_v8, whole genome shotgun sequence. It encodes these proteins:
- the LOC110607281 gene encoding 3-ketoacyl-CoA synthase 11 codes for the protein MFLFLTPFLGMTLVHCSMLTLQNLSNLWNQPKLNSETLVICSTFLLTIIILYFMRKPRKVYLVDFACYKPEPSYKCSKEHCLKIAESMRVFTKESLEFAKKILERSGIGQDAYGSNGILQNPQDFSMAEARRESEMVIFGAIDELLAKTGVKLVDIGILVVNCSLFNPQPSLSAMIINRYKLRANILSFNLAGMGCSAGLISIQLAKDLLQVHGDSYALVVTTENVTSSWYAGNERSMLVTNSLFRVGGAAILLSNLTSDRRHSKYQLMYSIRTHNGADDKSYNSIMQQEDENNILGVSLSKELIRVAGDTLKANITALGPLVLPLSEQLIFLANLIMKRIFKMKIKSYIPDFKLAIEHFCIHPGGRAVLDEVEKSLGLSEWHMEPSRMTLFRFANTSSSSLWYELAYTEAKGRIKKGDKVLQLGFGAGFKCNSVVWHAIRSINPANEKNPWIDEINDFPVFVPKVTPVIY